The nucleotide sequence CGGTCACGCTCTCACGTCGGCTACCCGTCGTTGCCATGGTGGGCCGTTACCCCGCCATCAAGCTGATGGGACAAGAGCCCCTCGCAAGGCGGCACCTTGCAGCGCCTTTCCTATGGGAGAGATGCCTCTCCCATAGCACATGGAGAATTAGCCCGTCTTTCGACGGGTTATGCTCCTCCTCGGGGTAGGTTGCCCTTGCATTACTCACCCGTTCGCCGCTAGACCCAAGCCGATATTGCTACCAGCACGGGTCCCGCACGACTTGCATGTCTAAGACACACCGCCAGCGCTAGTCCTGGGCCAGGATCAAACCCTCCAAGCAAAAAATCTTGGAGTAAGGAATTGCACGACCCGGACACGCTTTGGGTTACATCCGAATTATCAAAGAGCTGCACCTCTCTGTGAGCAAATAATACGAACAAAGAAGCTCTTGTCAATAGTACTGTGACATCGCTTCGAGTGCTATCTCTTTACAGTAGGGACAGTTAGCAATCCGATGTTTGGTGCACCTATTGAGCACAACAAGGGGTCCCCAGTAGGCTGCGGTCCCGTGCCTACAAGAGTGTGCTTGTTGCTAGCGTACGATGACTAGCTTCTGTTCAAGTCGCTGATTGCCTTCCTCGACGGTGAGAAAATATACACCGGCGGCAAGCTGACGGAGGTCAAGGAACGCGCTGCACCTTCCCGCGGCAACAACTGTTTTCACGCCAACCCTACCGATTGCATCGAAGACTGTCAAGGTAGCAGGGTTGGACAACGGCCGGTTGAAGTGGAGGCGTCCGAACGCGGAACTCGGGCTGAGTGAAAGAAACGCAAGATTGCCTGCGGACTGGTTGGTACTTACCATTGTTCCACGCTTGAGATGCTGCCCGATGTCATCGTCATGGACTATTGCTGGGTCGAAACGCCACAACTCTCTTGTCTTGTTGCCCTTCAGCGCGTAATATCTGCCGGCCGCGAATTCCAGGCCGCCACCGGCCTTGATCCGCTTCGGGTCCTCGGATGCTTGAGGCACGGGCGGGTACTCGTACCAGGTGGAATCAGCCGGCTCCAAGACCCAGAACTGGCAGGTGTTGCCGCCTTTCAACACCCCGAGTTTACCTTTCGCCCAAGTAATGTCTCCGCCGTGTTTGACCTTGCGCTGTCGTCCATCTGCGCCAGCAAGGGGTACATCGGGCAACTGTCCGGGCCGCCACTGGCCGATCGCTACGTCAAACGCGAACACCTCATTGTACTTACCCTTGAGACAATAGATTGTACTTATGCCGTCGAAGGCCAGCGCGCTACCGTCCCCATATTTCGCCTTGCCGCTCGCTCCGGCTGGTGCTTCCGGCAATGAGTCCCATGTGTCTCGGATGGTGTTGTATCGGTAGAATTCAGCTCGACCCGAGCCTTTGAGTAGGTACACATACCCAGTGTCATTTACAACCGCGTAGGCCAGCCCAGTTCCGCCCTTAGGCGCCTTGCCCTTGGGACCCTCGGGGATGTCGGCCGCGGCCGTCCAGCCGACAACCGGATCAAACCGCCAGAACTCGAAGGTCTTGTTACCTTTGACCACATGCACTCGGCCGAGGCCGTCGGCCACCAAAGCACCGCCCTTGTACACTGGTCTACCGGCCGCGCCCAACGGCACCGATTCAACTGTTGTCCAACGCTGGGTGCCGAGCGAATAGATGTGAAGTTCCCTGGTCTGGTAGCCCTTGAGCACGTACAGTGCCTGGTCGTCCACCGCTAGGCCGCCGCCGGTGTACACCACCTCGTTTGAAGACCCGAGCGGCACGTCCGGAAGTCGGGTCCAACGGCCAATCGGCTCGTTGAGAACCGCAAAACTGAGGCTCAGAGTGTCATTGCAAACGTACTGGTCCGCTTCGGTCCATGTCGAGCAACGGGCGGTCAGAAACCCTGGCTGGCGTGCTACCCAGCCGCGAAACTGGATCATAGTGTCGCTGCCGTTTGGTTCCAGCCCGACTATGGGCACCGAGTCACGATAAAGGCACGTGCCGCCGAGGTTGATGGACAGAAATGCCCAGACATCAACCACAGCTGTGCCGAAATTGCGAAATCGCGCCCGCGGTGTCACTGACGACTGGGCCGGAATGTTACTATGAGGCTCGATCAACACAGTCACACCAGCGTCAACTGCTGGTCCATTTACGTAGACTAGCTGACGCACCGTGTCATTCGTTCGGTTATAGTCGAGGCCAAGCCTGGTGTAACACTCCCAGCGCCAATTGCCGTGTGCTCCTGGGGTCCAGTCTTCGAACACGACGGTTTTCTGCTCGTTCGGAGCAAGGCTCACCGGCCGCTCACTTGAGTAACCGTCGGCGATGTCGAGCTGGCAGGACAGGTTTGCGGGTAGCGTGCTGTAGTTCCGGACCGTTGCCCGCGGCGTCACGACTTCACCCGGGTTTGGCGGCAAAGTCGGTGTTAGAAGGTTTTCAATCCCGACATCCGGAACTTCAACGAGCTTGAATACCGAGGGGTCACTGTAGTTGGGGTAAGGCCAAGTGGTAATGCCTGCTGCAATCACTGCATCACGAGTCAGCACGACATCTTGAGCGCTGTTCGGGCCACTCTCAGCCGTAGAGTTGAGAAGAAACTGCCAGGCCAGGTTGCCGTCCACGGAGAACTTTACCACTGTGAACGGCGGTGCCGGGGTCGGGCCAGGAGTCACTTGAGTAGCAACTACGACGCCGCCCCACGCATCAATGTCCAGCGCCATCGCCTCGTCCGTACCAAGGCCTGAGTCATACAACTTGGCCCAGAGCAACGCTCCGTCTTGACGGTACTTCAGTACCAGGGCATCTGGACCGGCACCGCCACTTGCCAGCCCGCATAGCACGATATCGCCGCACGGGTCAGCCGCAATGTCGTTGCCGCGGTCCGCAGAACTGCCTGGGCCATTATACTCCTGCTTCCACTGAAACTGACCGTCGCTCCGATAGGCCAGAGTCAGCACATCCTGATTTGACCCGCGCAGTACATACCCTGTCCCAACCACCAAGTCTCCGACAAGGCATATCCGGTTCACCACCTCTTCCACCTCGCTACCGGAATTGAAGTTCTGCTGCCACAGCTTGTTGCCCTCGGTGTCGTATCGCGCAAAGGTCGCGTTGAAGCTGCTGCTGACGCTCCCGAAGGTTCGTCCCGCGATGAATATTGCACCTGTCGGACTGACACGGATATCATAAGCTGCCTCGTAACGGCTACCACTGCTGCTTGCTGATATGGTTCTCGTCCATTTCACCTCTCCGGTCCCGGCATCGAGCTTTAGGAGCGCCATGTCTGGGCCGGACAGACTGGATGTTAGTTGGCCGGCAACATACACTGCGCCCGAGTACACGGCGATCGCGTACCCGAAATTGTAATACGATGTGCCAGTGCCACTCACCTTTCTTGCCCAGGCCAGCGTTCCATCCGGCTTCCATTTCACTGTGAGGACTTGAGAGCTCGAGCTACTGGTGCTGGTCTGACCCGTCACATAGACCGCACCCTGTTCATCAACCGCCATCGCATACGCAACTTCAGTACCGCCAGCTTCGTAAGAAGTTTCCCAGATCAGTTTGCCGTTGCCGCTATACTTCAGGACGATGAAGTCATAGGAACTGGTCCCGAACTGACCGTATGCACACACATAGCTTGCGCCTTCGGCGTCAACTACTAGGGTCTTAGCCGGCCTCATGAACTGGTAGGAATAGCTGGGCGAATACTGATGGTGACGGAACCAGACAGTATCCACTTGGGCCAGTCCCAGCGTGACGACAAGTCCAAGCATCATGGATGAATAGCTCTTCATGACCGCCTCCTCAGGTCCGGCCATGCCCTGGCCGAACCGCTGCCAGAAAGAACCGTTATCTCAAGCATGAAAGTTGCGGCCTACCAGGCCGCGTAACCCGGGCAGCCGCAGTTTCATTGTAAGCTCCTTACCTCTTTAGTCAAGGTGGCGGTTTCTGCCAGAAGCAGTCGCCCTGATAAGGTCTTACTCTTGAAGCCCGGTCTCGTTCCGGGTCTGGTCGGGATTTCCCTGGCGCAGAGGGCCGGGAGACAAGAGGCCGGAGCACTACACCGAATCTACCCGTTCAGTACGTCGGTCGCCGGTTGACCAGATGGGGATGGTTCAGGGATAGGAAACGACACTATTCGTACAGCCATTCGGTTACCAGGGAACGGCACTGCCAGGATTGCTTCATTGGGAGTTCCGATACGTCTTGCTCGTCACATACCGTGTCTTACAGTCTATCACGGTGGTCAACCGGGAGCCGGCGTGCCGGGTAATCAGATGACCGTTCCGCCTAGTTCTAGTTTTCTGGGGCAACGTGGTAGGCCTGGTTGACAGTCCGGTGGTTGTCACTAAGATTCCCTCCTAGCTCTAACATCCTTCGGTCAGAAAGGAGTTCGATAACATGCGCAGAATTGTAGAGTGCGTTCCCAATTTCAGCGAGGGCCGCAGGCCCGAAGTCATCGAACAGATTGTGGGTGAGATAAGGTCGGTGAACGGTGTTTCGATGCTCGATCAGGAGATGGACGCGGACCACAACCGTGCGGTCGTGAGCTTTGTCGGCGAGCCGGAGGCGGTGCTCGAGGCCGCTTTCAAGGCCGTAAAGAAAGCAGCCGAGCTTATTGACCTGAACCAGCACAAAGGTGAGCATCCGAGAATCGGCGCAACCGATGTGGTACCGTTCGTGCCGATTTCCGGAGTGAATCAGGCCGAGTGCATCGAGCTGGCCAGGCGGCTGGCCAAGAAGATAGCCGACGAGCTTTCGATCCCGACGTACCTGTATGAGCTGGCCGCAACCCGGCCGGACCGGCAGGACCTGGCAGTCATCAGAAGCGGCGAGTTCGAGGGGCTGCGCGAGGCAATCAGGACCGACCCGAACCGGGCGCCGGATTTCGGCCGGCCTGAGCTGCATCCGACTGCGGGTGCGACGGTAGTCGGCGTGAGAGCGCCGCTCATTGCCTATAACGTCTATCTGGGTACGACCGACCTCAAGGTTGCGGAGAAAATCGCTAAGGCGATACGGCACCGCAATGGCGGCTACCGGTTTGTCAAGGCGCTCGGCTTCGCAATCAAGGAGCGGAATTGTGTTCAGGTGTCAATCAACATGACCGATTATACTCAGACGCCTTTGTACCGCGTGTTTGAGACGGTGAAGCGCGAGGCCGAGCGGTACGGGGTGAACGTGCTGGAGTCGGAAATCGTCGGGCTGGTGCCGCAGGCGGCGCTGAATGCCTGTGCCCAGTTCTACCTGCAATTGAACAGCTTCAGCCGTGACCAGATTCTTGAAAACAAGCTCGTACCGGCCAAGGGCGTGCCTGACTTTCTCGCTGAGTTGGCGTCCTCCGAGCCGGTGCCAGGCGGCGGTTCGGCCGCGGCATTGGCCGGTGCAGTCGGCTGTGCGCTCTTGACGATGGTCGCCAAGCTATCAATCGGCAAGAAGGGGTACGAGGAATTCCAGGACGAGTTCACGCGGGCGCGCGACCGGCTGGTACCGATGCGGGAACGATTCCTGGCGCTCGTGGACGAGGATGCCGAGTCGTTCAGGCGGGTAATGAAGGCGTACAAGCTGCCGAAGATGACCGAAGCGGATAGGCAGGAGCGGGCCAAGGCGATCAGCGATGCGCTGAAGGTTGCGGCTGAAACGCCGTTTCGCACGATGAAACTGGCGCTCGAGGCGCTACGGCAGGCGAAGCCGATTGTCTGTTACGGCAACAAGAATTCGGTGACCGACGCGGGCGTGGGCACGATGCAGCTCGACACGTGTTTTCGCGGGGCGCGGCTGAACGTGCTGACGAATCTGCCGAGTATCCTGG is from candidate division WOR-3 bacterium and encodes:
- a CDS encoding PQQ-binding-like beta-propeller repeat protein — its product is MKSYSSMMLGLVVTLGLAQVDTVWFRHHQYSPSYSYQFMRPAKTLVVDAEGASYVCAYGQFGTSSYDFIVLKYSGNGKLIWETSYEAGGTEVAYAMAVDEQGAVYVTGQTSTSSSSSQVLTVKWKPDGTLAWARKVSGTGTSYYNFGYAIAVYSGAVYVAGQLTSSLSGPDMALLKLDAGTGEVKWTRTISASSSGSRYEAAYDIRVSPTGAIFIAGRTFGSVSSSFNATFARYDTEGNKLWQQNFNSGSEVEEVVNRICLVGDLVVGTGYVLRGSNQDVLTLAYRSDGQFQWKQEYNGPGSSADRGNDIAADPCGDIVLCGLASGGAGPDALVLKYRQDGALLWAKLYDSGLGTDEAMALDIDAWGGVVVATQVTPGPTPAPPFTVVKFSVDGNLAWQFLLNSTAESGPNSAQDVVLTRDAVIAAGITTWPYPNYSDPSVFKLVEVPDVGIENLLTPTLPPNPGEVVTPRATVRNYSTLPANLSCQLDIADGYSSERPVSLAPNEQKTVVFEDWTPGAHGNWRWECYTRLGLDYNRTNDTVRQLVYVNGPAVDAGVTVLIEPHSNIPAQSSVTPRARFRNFGTAVVDVWAFLSINLGGTCLYRDSVPIVGLEPNGSDTMIQFRGWVARQPGFLTARCSTWTEADQYVCNDTLSLSFAVLNEPIGRWTRLPDVPLGSSNEVVYTGGGLAVDDQALYVLKGYQTRELHIYSLGTQRWTTVESVPLGAAGRPVYKGGALVADGLGRVHVVKGNKTFEFWRFDPVVGWTAAADIPEGPKGKAPKGGTGLAYAVVNDTGYVYLLKGSGRAEFYRYNTIRDTWDSLPEAPAGASGKAKYGDGSALAFDGISTIYCLKGKYNEVFAFDVAIGQWRPGQLPDVPLAGADGRQRKVKHGGDITWAKGKLGVLKGGNTCQFWVLEPADSTWYEYPPVPQASEDPKRIKAGGGLEFAAGRYYALKGNKTRELWRFDPAIVHDDDIGQHLKRGTMVSTNQSAGNLAFLSLSPSSAFGRLHFNRPLSNPATLTVFDAIGRVGVKTVVAAGRCSAFLDLRQLAAGVYFLTVEEGNQRLEQKLVIVR
- the ftcD gene encoding glutamate formimidoyltransferase; this translates as MRRIVECVPNFSEGRRPEVIEQIVGEIRSVNGVSMLDQEMDADHNRAVVSFVGEPEAVLEAAFKAVKKAAELIDLNQHKGEHPRIGATDVVPFVPISGVNQAECIELARRLAKKIADELSIPTYLYELAATRPDRQDLAVIRSGEFEGLREAIRTDPNRAPDFGRPELHPTAGATVVGVRAPLIAYNVYLGTTDLKVAEKIAKAIRHRNGGYRFVKALGFAIKERNCVQVSINMTDYTQTPLYRVFETVKREAERYGVNVLESEIVGLVPQAALNACAQFYLQLNSFSRDQILENKLVPAKGVPDFLAELASSEPVPGGGSAAALAGAVGCALLTMVAKLSIGKKGYEEFQDEFTRARDRLVPMRERFLALVDEDAESFRRVMKAYKLPKMTEADRQERAKAISDALKVAAETPFRTMKLALEALRQAKPIVCYGNKNSVTDAGVGTMQLDTCFRGARLNVLTNLPSILDKDFVTEKREALDEMASEAETLVREYQDTVSRRMTGD